Proteins from a single region of Acidianus ambivalens:
- a CDS encoding APC family permease: protein MKMSKTLFVRESSGLKKEVSALDAIMLNLGNMSAGVALFTGISPYIPQGGIIWIAAIIGLLLTIPQAIMYTLLSYRIPRTGGDYVWISRILNGPLGVVMAFALMLESTAFFALVAFFFSCAVGTVLSTIGTMDGISSLVSLSTTLKLPVYSYLLGAVLFGVIIALNIFKAKWGYTLVTISGIIALLSTIIAMGIIAANLGDFTKAITPFLNAEGITPPSTYSVAPFSWSATLAILPLLAIYTYPWMQAVPAVASELKKEKYVAYGIFGPLILTGLLVTIGFLLLYLGGGYALTTYEFTNNGFVYTFWTVAIGLTSNQVLQWIIGIGLLVWEFAILAYGVIVFARYIFAMAFDRVFPEIFTRLNKQGSPVFTHIFDLVLTLGFLAAPIISTSGATALYGAIVIGMVYFFVVSIAGIVHGLREMKILVPISGFSAAYFIFLTYEAVSNPTFGFLTSSGSVNPITLAFVIGTFVVGGIIYAVASYLNKKKGIDITLVYKEIPPD, encoded by the coding sequence ATTAAAATGAGTAAAACTCTCTTCGTTAGAGAAAGCTCTGGATTAAAGAAAGAAGTTTCAGCATTAGATGCAATAATGTTGAACCTAGGAAATATGTCAGCCGGAGTTGCGTTATTCACAGGGATAAGCCCTTACATACCTCAAGGAGGAATCATATGGATTGCTGCCATAATAGGACTGTTACTAACCATACCCCAAGCTATAATGTATACTTTACTCTCATATAGAATACCTAGAACTGGAGGTGATTACGTATGGATTTCAAGAATACTTAACGGACCTTTAGGAGTTGTTATGGCTTTTGCATTAATGCTGGAATCTACAGCATTCTTCGCATTAGTAGCCTTCTTCTTTTCATGTGCTGTAGGCACAGTTCTAAGTACTATAGGTACAATGGATGGAATATCTAGTCTAGTGTCGCTATCTACTACGCTCAAGTTACCGGTATATTCTTATCTACTAGGTGCAGTACTTTTTGGCGTAATTATCGCCTTAAATATTTTTAAAGCCAAATGGGGATACACGTTAGTAACCATTTCAGGAATAATTGCATTATTATCTACAATAATAGCAATGGGAATAATTGCTGCTAATCTAGGTGACTTTACTAAGGCAATAACTCCGTTCTTGAATGCTGAAGGAATTACACCACCCTCAACTTATTCAGTAGCGCCGTTTAGCTGGTCAGCAACTCTTGCCATATTACCATTACTTGCAATATATACGTATCCTTGGATGCAGGCAGTTCCTGCTGTGGCTTCTGAGTTAAAAAAAGAAAAATATGTTGCATACGGAATTTTTGGCCCTTTAATACTTACAGGATTACTGGTAACAATAGGTTTTCTATTACTTTACTTAGGAGGAGGTTACGCTTTAACAACTTATGAATTTACTAACAACGGTTTTGTTTATACTTTCTGGACTGTAGCAATTGGATTAACATCAAATCAAGTCCTTCAATGGATAATAGGAATTGGTCTACTAGTATGGGAATTTGCAATATTAGCATATGGAGTAATAGTATTTGCAAGATACATATTTGCAATGGCTTTTGATAGAGTATTTCCAGAGATATTTACCAGGCTAAATAAGCAAGGCTCTCCAGTATTCACACACATCTTTGACCTAGTACTAACACTAGGCTTTTTAGCTGCACCAATAATTTCGACCTCCGGTGCAACTGCGCTATACGGTGCAATAGTTATAGGCATGGTATACTTTTTCGTAGTAAGCATTGCAGGAATAGTTCATGGACTAAGGGAGATGAAAATTCTAGTTCCTATATCAGGATTTTCTGCAGCCTACTTTATCTTCCTAACATATGAGGCTGTTAGCAATCCAACGTTTGGATTCTTGACAAGCAGCGGCTCAGTAAACCCAATAACGTTGGCATTTGTAATAGGAACTTTCGTAGTTGGCGGAATAATATATGCCGTTGCTTCTTACCTCAATAAAAAGAAGGGCATAGATATAACATTAGTATATAAGGAGATACCTCCAGATTAA
- a CDS encoding metallophosphoesterase family protein gives MGLFSFGKKSNTHGNQLKILFTSDLHGSNVAFKKFLNAGKMYKVDVLIVGGDLAGKALIPIVDLGNGKFDVQGETVGKEGLQEVENSLANKGIYYAIMDKKEFEEIQDDKRKQDEIFKQAMIERVREWVKIADERLKDLGIPLYVNLGNDDPEYLFEVLKESEVIKITEGEVVDIKGYEMLTYGYVNPTPWNTPREKKEEELYKELKSYVEKANPERAIFNFHAPPYGTNLDNAPLLDKTLKPVVKGGEIVFTHVGSTSIRKLMEEFNPLLGLHGHIHESRAFDKIGKTIVLNPGSEFSEGILHAAYVVLEDGRVKAHQFIIG, from the coding sequence ATGGGACTATTTTCGTTCGGCAAAAAGTCAAATACTCATGGAAATCAACTAAAAATACTATTTACTTCTGACCTACATGGATCTAACGTAGCATTTAAGAAGTTTCTGAATGCCGGAAAAATGTACAAAGTTGACGTATTAATAGTAGGCGGCGATCTGGCAGGAAAAGCGTTAATACCAATAGTTGACTTAGGGAATGGAAAATTTGACGTACAAGGAGAAACAGTTGGAAAAGAGGGCTTACAAGAAGTTGAGAATAGCTTAGCTAATAAGGGGATATATTATGCTATAATGGATAAAAAGGAATTTGAGGAAATTCAAGATGACAAGAGAAAACAAGATGAAATATTTAAGCAAGCTATGATTGAAAGAGTAAGGGAATGGGTAAAAATTGCGGACGAAAGGTTAAAGGATCTTGGCATTCCGCTTTACGTTAACTTGGGAAATGATGATCCTGAATATTTATTTGAAGTACTGAAGGAGAGTGAGGTCATCAAAATAACCGAAGGGGAGGTTGTTGACATTAAAGGTTATGAGATGTTAACTTACGGGTACGTTAATCCTACACCCTGGAATACTCCTAGAGAAAAGAAAGAGGAAGAATTGTATAAAGAGTTAAAGAGTTATGTAGAAAAAGCAAATCCAGAAAGAGCTATATTCAATTTCCATGCTCCTCCTTACGGAACTAACTTAGATAACGCTCCACTCTTAGATAAAACACTTAAGCCAGTAGTTAAGGGTGGAGAAATAGTATTTACTCATGTAGGTTCGACATCTATTAGGAAATTAATGGAGGAATTTAACCCATTACTAGGTCTACACGGCCATATACACGAATCAAGAGCATTTGATAAAATAGGCAAAACTATTGTATTAAATCCAGGAAGCGAGTTTAGCGAAGGAATACTTCATGCGGCTTACGTTGTATTAGAAGATGGAAGAGTAAAGGCTCATCAATTCATTATTGGTTAA
- a CDS encoding MFS transporter — MLTNRREVLKISFSAFFADLGYQAAVASFPIILVFYFNAPILIYGIAESLNYGGGSLMSLLGGYLADKYGRKKIGVIGNSLTVILSFTGLAVNYIQALILFMLGWWFRNFRTPARRAMVSEVTRENERSEAYGILHALDIGGATLAILYLTIALYLGIKATVVVLFTAIPIIISTILLAMVKAGGKGKPKIMVRKGWILVISTMFFAFSQYSFGFPIITTAEFTHKLYLATITYGIFLVSSALFGYVFGKLRLSDYKALAFLGYLLASLASLGFAFLSPLGLIGIYPLSALMGIAVASTETFEPTIISKLSKGEVGTSMGALSLGRSIGLLIGNIAMGFLYQISFSYAYAFASIMSFIAFMIVITSLRE, encoded by the coding sequence ATGCTTACTAATAGAAGAGAAGTCCTTAAGATTTCCTTTTCTGCGTTCTTCGCAGATTTAGGATATCAAGCAGCAGTAGCTTCTTTCCCCATAATTTTAGTATTCTATTTTAATGCCCCCATTTTAATCTACGGTATCGCAGAATCATTAAATTACGGCGGAGGTAGTTTAATGTCACTTCTTGGAGGTTATCTTGCAGATAAATATGGTAGAAAGAAGATAGGCGTAATTGGGAATTCGTTGACTGTAATACTTTCTTTCACCGGTTTGGCTGTAAATTATATACAAGCTCTAATCCTTTTTATGTTAGGTTGGTGGTTTAGGAATTTTAGAACTCCTGCAAGGAGGGCAATGGTTAGTGAAGTTACTCGAGAAAATGAAAGATCTGAAGCTTACGGAATTCTTCACGCCCTTGATATAGGAGGGGCAACTCTTGCAATACTTTATTTAACAATAGCCCTCTATTTAGGAATTAAGGCTACAGTTGTAGTGTTATTTACTGCAATACCAATCATAATCTCAACAATACTTCTAGCAATGGTTAAAGCTGGAGGTAAAGGCAAGCCTAAAATTATGGTTAGGAAAGGCTGGATATTAGTAATCTCAACAATGTTCTTTGCGTTCAGTCAATACAGTTTCGGTTTTCCGATAATTACTACTGCAGAATTTACTCATAAGCTTTACTTAGCTACCATAACTTACGGAATATTCTTAGTTTCGTCTGCGCTTTTCGGATACGTTTTTGGAAAATTAAGGTTAAGTGACTACAAAGCTCTAGCGTTTCTAGGTTATTTATTAGCCTCCTTAGCTTCTTTAGGTTTTGCTTTTCTTTCGCCTTTAGGTTTAATTGGAATTTACCCATTATCTGCCCTAATGGGTATAGCTGTTGCATCTACAGAAACATTCGAGCCCACTATAATCTCCAAGTTAAGTAAAGGCGAAGTAGGAACTTCAATGGGTGCATTATCTTTAGGTAGAAGCATAGGGTTATTAATAGGGAACATAGCCATGGGTTTCTTATACCAAATAAGCTTCTCTTATGCTTATGCTTTTGCCTCCATAATGTCATTCATAGCGTTTATGATAGTGATAACTTCATTAAGAGAATGA
- a CDS encoding NCS1 family nucleobase:cation symporter-1 — MTEKLLDRVSITKFYPERGQVELNTVFPEEKLLWNADVHPIPVKNRNWGPTTYFLIWVSMVFIIPSWTLASVGLVFGLNILESISMVFLGNLIVLIPMIIQSHGGARYGLAEPQLTRSRWGIYGAIFPSWVRAIIGAGWWGIESYIITEAATAIYAILTGKLSIVAYTVSHYACYPFILSKDFPTIFWSTFIAVILAQIAVFYFSPINKSQPVLKWLARIGGPIILVAFIAVWAYFMSQVGWSANIFTLSPTTSSPSILSILAFLNANIAYWATMALTMPDYTRFAKSQFAQTLGQIPMPFLMLAVAIMGTMTTAAALKLYGQPIWDPIVLVTLHLSAPTSILILLAFILATFMVNVFANAVGPAYDIANTFPKHLSWFKGSLILIAIGLALGAWSYYGNAYSYIVNWLLTYGGLLGSIEGVIIFDYAVIRHFKFDLADIFWSKGRFRYWKGINPAAVITFIIVSAVLYLPYPGESIALDNAWLLSFLLSGAIYIPLMVFWVIPKYQKELKGSILTGYYSEETRKIFGVKQ, encoded by the coding sequence ATGACGGAAAAATTACTAGATCGCGTTTCTATAACAAAGTTTTATCCAGAAAGAGGTCAAGTGGAGTTAAATACAGTATTCCCAGAGGAAAAATTGTTATGGAATGCTGACGTTCATCCCATACCGGTAAAGAATAGGAACTGGGGTCCTACAACTTATTTCCTTATTTGGGTATCAATGGTTTTCATTATACCTAGCTGGACATTGGCAAGCGTGGGATTAGTTTTTGGCTTGAATATCTTAGAATCAATATCCATGGTTTTCCTCGGAAACCTCATAGTCTTAATTCCTATGATAATTCAATCCCACGGAGGTGCTAGGTACGGATTAGCTGAACCCCAGTTAACTAGGTCCAGGTGGGGAATTTACGGTGCAATTTTCCCAAGCTGGGTTAGGGCAATTATAGGTGCAGGTTGGTGGGGAATAGAATCCTATATCATAACTGAGGCGGCAACTGCAATTTACGCAATATTAACTGGAAAACTTTCAATTGTAGCTTATACTGTTTCTCACTACGCATGTTATCCATTTATCCTAAGTAAAGATTTTCCAACGATATTCTGGAGTACGTTTATTGCAGTAATATTAGCACAAATAGCAGTATTTTACTTTTCTCCAATAAATAAAAGTCAGCCGGTATTGAAGTGGTTAGCAAGAATAGGCGGCCCAATAATTTTAGTTGCGTTTATTGCAGTTTGGGCTTACTTCATGTCTCAAGTGGGCTGGAGTGCTAATATCTTCACATTGTCTCCAACAACTTCTTCACCCTCAATATTGTCTATACTTGCATTCCTAAATGCTAACATAGCTTATTGGGCTACCATGGCATTAACAATGCCAGACTACACAAGATTTGCTAAAAGCCAATTTGCTCAAACTTTAGGTCAAATTCCTATGCCGTTCTTAATGCTCGCCGTAGCTATAATGGGTACAATGACTACTGCAGCTGCATTAAAGCTTTATGGACAACCAATTTGGGATCCTATAGTTTTGGTCACTCTTCATTTGAGTGCTCCCACCAGTATTTTAATACTCCTTGCATTCATCCTTGCAACATTCATGGTAAACGTATTTGCTAACGCCGTAGGTCCTGCTTATGATATAGCTAACACTTTCCCAAAGCATTTAAGCTGGTTCAAAGGTTCTCTCATCTTAATTGCAATAGGTTTAGCTTTAGGCGCTTGGAGTTATTACGGTAATGCTTATAGTTATATAGTTAATTGGCTATTAACCTACGGAGGTCTACTAGGGAGCATAGAAGGAGTAATAATATTCGATTATGCGGTTATTAGGCACTTTAAGTTTGACTTAGCTGACATTTTCTGGTCTAAAGGAAGATTTAGGTACTGGAAGGGAATAAATCCAGCTGCGGTAATAACGTTCATTATAGTCTCTGCAGTTCTGTATTTGCCTTATCCCGGGGAAAGCATAGCGTTAGATAACGCTTGGCTTCTATCTTTCCTACTATCTGGAGCAATTTACATACCGCTAATGGTCTTCTGGGTAATTCCTAAATATCAAAAAGAGCTAAAGGGTTCAATATTAACTGGATATTATTCTGAAGAAACTAGAAAAATATTCGGTGTTAAACAATGA